Proteins encoded in a region of the Shumkonia mesophila genome:
- a CDS encoding tripartite tricarboxylate transporter permease: protein MEYFQYIEAAFSPGVLWAIALGTAGGIVIGALPGLTATMGVALLIPLTFGMEPIEGINMLIGIYIGGIYGGCISAILIKTPGTPSSAATVLDGYPLAQKGFAGKALGMATIASFVGGVFSSIVLATLAPQLASIALKFGPSEYFALALFGLTIIASLSSDILKGCIAGMLGILLSCVGGDPVTGATRYTFGFTGFASGFAFTPALIGLFALSEVFVQLEHIFEDRIKTIKISGVLPSWADMRESAGVLLRGSIIGTIVGIIPGTGSGTASWISYNEARRASKTPEKFGTGHVPGVAATESANNAVCGGALVPLLALGIPGDVVTAVLMGGLMIQGIAPGPMLFQENPGIVVGIFTGTFLANIFMLIFGMIGIRYFSKILAIPKKTLTVSIVVFCFIGSYAINMNDIDLYTMLGFGVLGYVMQKFDFSQAALCIALILGPLAETNLRQGLMLADDDIVKFVSSPITVLFLLLTLLSLAWPIYQKRAQKKKDATT from the coding sequence ATGGAGTACTTCCAGTACATTGAGGCGGCCTTCAGCCCAGGTGTCTTGTGGGCCATCGCGCTGGGAACGGCCGGCGGAATCGTCATCGGCGCGCTGCCGGGGCTAACCGCAACGATGGGCGTCGCCTTGCTCATCCCTCTGACGTTCGGGATGGAGCCGATCGAAGGCATCAACATGCTGATCGGCATTTACATCGGCGGCATCTATGGCGGATGCATCTCGGCCATTCTGATCAAGACGCCGGGAACGCCCTCCTCCGCCGCAACCGTTCTCGACGGCTACCCCTTGGCGCAGAAGGGATTCGCGGGAAAGGCGCTGGGGATGGCGACCATCGCCTCCTTCGTCGGGGGCGTCTTCAGTTCGATCGTGCTGGCGACCCTGGCCCCGCAGCTCGCCTCCATCGCCCTCAAGTTCGGCCCGTCCGAATATTTCGCGTTGGCTCTCTTTGGGTTGACGATCATCGCCAGCCTGTCCAGCGACATTCTCAAGGGATGCATCGCCGGCATGTTGGGTATTCTCTTGTCCTGCGTCGGCGGCGATCCCGTGACGGGCGCCACACGCTACACGTTCGGGTTTACCGGCTTTGCCTCCGGATTTGCCTTTACGCCGGCGCTGATCGGGTTGTTCGCGCTCTCCGAGGTTTTCGTCCAGCTCGAACACATCTTCGAAGACAGGATCAAGACGATCAAGATTTCGGGCGTCCTGCCCTCGTGGGCCGATATGCGGGAGTCGGCCGGCGTCCTGCTGCGCGGTTCGATCATCGGCACCATCGTCGGCATCATTCCCGGCACCGGGTCGGGAACAGCCTCCTGGATCAGCTACAACGAAGCTCGTCGGGCCTCCAAGACGCCGGAGAAATTCGGTACCGGACACGTGCCCGGCGTCGCCGCAACCGAGAGCGCCAACAATGCCGTCTGCGGCGGCGCGCTGGTCCCGCTGTTGGCACTGGGCATTCCCGGCGATGTGGTCACGGCGGTGCTCATGGGCGGACTGATGATCCAGGGCATTGCGCCGGGACCCATGCTTTTCCAGGAGAACCCAGGCATCGTTGTCGGCATTTTCACCGGAACCTTCCTGGCCAATATCTTCATGCTCATTTTCGGCATGATCGGCATCCGGTATTTCTCGAAAATTCTGGCGATCCCGAAGAAGACCCTGACTGTCTCCATCGTCGTGTTCTGCTTCATCGGCTCCTACGCGATCAACATGAATGACATAGACCTGTATACGATGCTGGGCTTCGGGGTGCTTGGCTACGTGATGCAGAAATTCGACTTCTCGCAGGCCGCGCTCTGCATCGCCTTGATCCTGGGGCCACTTGCCGAGACCAACCTGCGCCAAGGCCTCATGCTCGCCGACGACGATATCGTGAAGTTCGTCTCCAGCCCGATCACCGTGCTCTTTCTGCTTCTCACGCTGCTTTCGCTGGCCTGGCCGATCTACCAGAAGCGAGCCCAGAAGAAGAAAGACGCAACGACCTGA
- a CDS encoding dihydrodipicolinate synthase family protein: MKERLPFVALVTCFDDQENINYPAVRKQVRRQVAAGNNILCCGTNGDFTSLTFEEKVRLCGEVVDEVAGKVKVFVNVGTPSTYETILLGKEMVKLGVDAIAVITPYFIGCTQDGLFTHFSRVADALQRPVYLYDIPARTQNHIEPATAARLADHPNILGIKDSGGTKETIDAYLEIANGRNDFDVFSGPDSLIYYALSHGAKGCISGLGNVMPVPLNAICKEFEKGDMAASERQQDLFTKLRIDLYALGYAPAMVKRALYLMDASVGASRQPALLSTPDLDAKIRAILEKHAIAQ, translated from the coding sequence ATGAAAGAACGCCTTCCCTTTGTCGCGTTGGTCACCTGCTTCGACGATCAGGAGAACATCAACTATCCGGCGGTCAGAAAGCAGGTCCGCCGCCAGGTGGCCGCGGGCAACAACATTCTTTGCTGCGGCACCAACGGGGACTTCACCAGCCTGACCTTCGAAGAGAAGGTGCGGCTTTGCGGCGAGGTCGTCGACGAGGTGGCCGGCAAGGTCAAGGTGTTCGTGAACGTCGGAACGCCGTCGACCTACGAGACAATCCTGCTCGGCAAGGAAATGGTGAAGCTCGGCGTCGATGCGATCGCCGTCATCACGCCCTACTTCATCGGCTGCACGCAGGACGGTCTGTTCACCCATTTCTCCCGCGTCGCCGACGCTTTGCAGCGTCCCGTCTACCTCTACGACATCCCGGCGCGCACCCAGAACCATATCGAGCCGGCAACGGCGGCTCGGCTTGCCGACCACCCCAACATCCTCGGCATCAAGGACAGCGGCGGCACCAAGGAAACGATCGACGCCTACCTGGAGATCGCCAACGGCCGAAACGATTTCGATGTCTTCTCGGGGCCGGATTCCCTCATCTACTACGCGCTGTCCCATGGCGCCAAAGGGTGCATTTCGGGTCTCGGCAATGTCATGCCGGTGCCGCTCAACGCGATCTGCAAGGAGTTCGAGAAAGGCGACATGGCGGCGTCGGAACGCCAGCAGGATCTGTTCACCAAGCTTCGGATCGACCTCTATGCCCTGGGCTACGCGCCGGCGATGGTCAAGCGCGCGCTTTACCTGATGGACGCCAGCGTGGGGGCCAGCCGCCAGCCGGCCCTCCTGTCCACGCCCGACCTGGACGCGAAGATCCGGGCGATCCTGGAAAAGCACGCCATCGCGCAATAA
- a CDS encoding Bug family tripartite tricarboxylate transporter substrate binding protein, protein MKYPVTALVGCCLSVFVATAAAADSYPARPVQIVVPYAAGGGTDLSARVMAEFIEPYLGGTMVVRNMPGGGGSIGTSAVLHAAPDGYTVGFGAQGPLAMLPHYGGIDYAVKDVEFLALMGRNLMLVGVNKNVPFQDAKSFLAYAKANPGKLSVGNSGAGGASHIAMEGLAMAAGVQVKSMPYGGSATAITACVGGHIDAVVAHPSELLTQAKAGNIKVIMVMEEQRIKQFPDAPTAKEAGVDFTWSAWKGIIAPKGLPAPVKAKLEGALDKVFQDAKFLKKMDDLGEYIEFRTNAQYKALAERDSAVAEKVIRSLGMYGMNVKK, encoded by the coding sequence GTCCGTTTTCGTCGCCACGGCCGCGGCGGCGGATTCCTATCCGGCCCGCCCCGTACAGATCGTCGTGCCCTATGCCGCGGGAGGGGGGACGGATCTGTCCGCCCGCGTCATGGCGGAATTCATCGAACCCTACTTAGGCGGCACCATGGTGGTGCGCAACATGCCCGGCGGCGGCGGCTCGATCGGCACCAGCGCGGTGCTTCACGCCGCCCCCGACGGCTACACCGTCGGTTTCGGCGCTCAGGGGCCGTTGGCGATGCTGCCCCACTACGGCGGCATCGACTACGCCGTCAAAGACGTCGAATTCCTCGCCCTGATGGGACGCAACCTCATGCTGGTCGGCGTCAACAAGAACGTTCCGTTCCAGGACGCGAAGTCGTTCCTCGCATACGCCAAGGCCAACCCCGGCAAACTGTCGGTCGGCAACTCCGGTGCCGGCGGCGCCAGCCACATCGCGATGGAAGGCTTGGCCATGGCGGCCGGCGTGCAGGTGAAGAGCATGCCGTACGGCGGCTCGGCGACGGCCATTACCGCCTGCGTCGGCGGCCACATCGATGCCGTGGTGGCTCATCCCTCCGAACTGCTCACCCAGGCTAAGGCCGGGAACATCAAGGTCATCATGGTCATGGAGGAGCAGCGGATCAAACAGTTCCCCGACGCCCCGACCGCCAAGGAAGCGGGCGTCGATTTCACGTGGTCGGCATGGAAGGGAATCATTGCGCCGAAAGGCCTTCCCGCGCCCGTCAAGGCGAAGCTGGAAGGCGCGCTCGACAAGGTGTTCCAAGATGCGAAGTTCCTCAAGAAGATGGACGACCTCGGCGAGTACATCGAGTTCCGGACCAACGCCCAGTACAAAGCGCTGGCCGAGCGGGATTCGGCGGTCGCCGAAAAGGTCATCCGTTCCCTCGGCATGTATGGAATGAACGTCAAGAAGTAG
- a CDS encoding phosphoglycerate dehydrogenase has translation MKTVVVTTSPGFGKVGCVPQRIQEHDWEFIRCTDTTRPDGGVADHIERMEFLVVGLIPATAAVIGNAPRLRAVLKHGVGVDNIDVPAATARGIPVFNTPGANANAVAELALGSMLSLARRIPMMHQVVVGGAWQRHIGTEVEGKTLGVVGLGNIGKTLARKARALGMKVVATELYPDAAFVREHGIELLGLDALLAQADYVSLHVFGGKDNAHLIGAAELARMKPTAYLMNFARGEVVDLDALTAALQSDRLMGAAIDAYVAEPPDRSHPIFVHPRVVFTPHCGADTTESVERMGLMTIADIDTVLAGDRSPRVLNPEIYATPQRG, from the coding sequence ATGAAAACCGTCGTTGTCACCACGTCCCCCGGTTTCGGCAAGGTCGGCTGCGTGCCGCAGCGCATCCAGGAGCACGACTGGGAGTTCATTCGCTGCACGGACACGACGCGGCCGGACGGCGGGGTCGCCGATCATATCGAGCGGATGGAGTTCCTGGTGGTGGGGCTGATCCCGGCGACCGCCGCCGTCATCGGGAATGCCCCGCGGCTGCGCGCCGTCCTCAAGCACGGCGTCGGCGTCGACAATATCGACGTGCCGGCGGCGACGGCGCGCGGCATCCCGGTGTTCAACACCCCCGGCGCCAATGCCAACGCGGTGGCGGAATTGGCGCTGGGCAGCATGCTGTCCCTGGCCCGGCGTATTCCGATGATGCATCAGGTGGTGGTCGGCGGCGCTTGGCAGCGCCATATCGGCACGGAAGTCGAGGGCAAGACCCTGGGGGTCGTCGGGCTCGGCAACATCGGCAAGACCCTGGCGCGCAAGGCCCGGGCATTGGGCATGAAGGTCGTCGCAACCGAGCTGTACCCCGATGCCGCCTTCGTCCGGGAACACGGCATCGAGCTGCTCGGCCTCGATGCGCTTCTCGCGCAGGCAGACTATGTCTCGCTGCATGTCTTCGGCGGCAAGGACAATGCCCATCTCATCGGCGCCGCCGAACTCGCCCGGATGAAGCCCACGGCCTACCTGATGAACTTCGCGCGCGGCGAGGTCGTCGACCTGGACGCCCTGACGGCGGCCCTGCAATCCGACCGCCTGATGGGCGCGGCGATCGACGCCTACGTGGCCGAACCCCCGGACCGCAGCCACCCGATCTTCGTCCACCCGCGCGTGGTCTTCACCCCCCACTGCGGCGCCGATACCACGGAATCGGTGGAGCGCATGGGACTGATGACCATCGCCGATATCGATACCGTGCTGGCTGGCGATCGTTCCCCCCGCGTGCTGAACCCTGAAATCTATGCCACCCCGCAACGGGGGTGA